The Halorussus gelatinilyticus genome contains the following window.
GTCCACTCCCGGTCCAACTCCCGACCCGCGAACAGGCGGTCCAGGAACACCGCCAGCCCTGCGACCTCCGAGTGGGGCTGGTTGGTCACGCCGACGTTCAAGTCGGCGGCCTCGTACACGTCGAACGACACCTTCTGGGACCCGACGACCGCGAGAATCGGGTCGCCGTCGGCGTGGCGCTCGCGGACGTCCGCCTCCACGTCTTGGACGCGCTCGCCGTACATCGTCAGGTGGACGACCTGCCCCGGCCAGTCGCGGATGACCGCCTTCGGACTGTCGGTCAGTTCC
Protein-coding sequences here:
- a CDS encoding tRNA (cytidine(56)-2'-O)-methyltransferase yields the protein MEGEPEVAVLRLGHRPGRDERMTTHVGLTARALGADRAILAGDASKSKGTVEDITDRFGGPFDVELTDSPKAVIRDWPGQVVHLTMYGERVQDVEADVRERHADGDPILAVVGSQKVSFDVYEAADLNVGVTNQPHSEVAGLAVFLDRLFAGRELDREWTDADQTVVPMETGKKVVPDDEE